A region from the Rhodamnia argentea isolate NSW1041297 chromosome 7, ASM2092103v1, whole genome shotgun sequence genome encodes:
- the LOC115734909 gene encoding transcription factor bHLH79 isoform X3 — protein MDPPIVNESSFSAANPSSYSLAEIWPFNGEPGNGGLGLRMGNLSGFLDSQMNRDGSAEVSTVTEQSGGGGIGRKRKDVSSEDESSKMVSTSSAGDLNISNGKRMKSLVSRHDNGGWRAEGESSSPAGHKQAEQIAKPSEPPKKDYIHVRARRGQATDSHSLAERARREKISERMKILQDLVPGCNKVIGKALVLDEIINYIQSLQNQVELEAVNSRMNINPTIDGFPAKDLGAQPFDATGMMYASQAARQYGQGSQTEWLHMQLRGGFERPM, from the exons ATGGATCCTCCAATTGTCAACGAATCTTCCTTCTCCGCTGCGAACCCATCTTCCTACAGCTTAGCTGAGATTTGGCCGTTCAATGGGGAGCCGGGTAATGGCGGGTTGGGGCTCCGAATGGGAAATTTGAGCGGGTTCTTGGATAGTCAAATGAACCGGGACGGGTCGGCGGAGGTATCCACCGTGACGGAGCAGAGCGGTGGTGGAGGAATtgggaggaagaggaaggatgTGAGTTCCGAGGACGAGTCTTCCAAAATGGTGTCCACTAGTAGTGCCGGCGATTTG AACATATCAAACGGAAAACGCATGAAGTCACTGGTTTCAAGGCATGACAATGGTGGATGGAGAGCTGAAGGAGAGTCGAGTTCTCCTGCTGGTCATAAGCAGGCTGAACAGATTGCAAAACCCTCTGAGCCACCAAAGAAGGATTATATTCATGTCAGAGCACGACGAGGCCAAGCTACGGATAGTCATAGCCTAGCTGAGAGA GCAAGGAGAGAAAAGATCAGTGAGCGGATGAAGATTCTTCAAGACTTAGTCCCTGGATGCAACAAG GTTATTGGAAAAGCACTTGTCCTTGATGAGATTATCAACTACATTCAGTCACTGCAGAATCAGGTCGAG CTTGAAGCAGTCAATTCAAGGATGAACATCAATCCTACTATTGATGGATTTCCAGCAAAAGAT CTAGGTGCGCAGCCATTTGATGCGACTGGGATGATGTATGCCTCGCAAGCAGCAAGACAGTATGGTCAAGGATCGCAAACAGAATGGTTGCATATGCAGTTGCGTGGGGGTTTCGAGAGGCCGATGTGA
- the LOC115734909 gene encoding transcription factor bHLH79 isoform X4 has product MDPPIVNESSFSAANPSSYSLAEIWPFNGEPGNGGLGLRMGNLSGFLDSQMNRDGSAEVSTVTEQSGGGGIGRKRKDVSSEDESSKMVSTSSAGDLNISNGKRMKSLVSRHDNGGWRAEGESSSPAGHKQAEQIAKPSEPPKKDYIHVRARRGQATDSHSLAERARREKISERMKILQDLVPGCNKVIGKALVLDEIINYIQSLQNQVELEAVNSRMNINPTIDGFPAKDPFDATGMMYASQAARQYGQGSQTEWLHMQLRGGFERPM; this is encoded by the exons ATGGATCCTCCAATTGTCAACGAATCTTCCTTCTCCGCTGCGAACCCATCTTCCTACAGCTTAGCTGAGATTTGGCCGTTCAATGGGGAGCCGGGTAATGGCGGGTTGGGGCTCCGAATGGGAAATTTGAGCGGGTTCTTGGATAGTCAAATGAACCGGGACGGGTCGGCGGAGGTATCCACCGTGACGGAGCAGAGCGGTGGTGGAGGAATtgggaggaagaggaaggatgTGAGTTCCGAGGACGAGTCTTCCAAAATGGTGTCCACTAGTAGTGCCGGCGATTTG AACATATCAAACGGAAAACGCATGAAGTCACTGGTTTCAAGGCATGACAATGGTGGATGGAGAGCTGAAGGAGAGTCGAGTTCTCCTGCTGGTCATAAGCAGGCTGAACAGATTGCAAAACCCTCTGAGCCACCAAAGAAGGATTATATTCATGTCAGAGCACGACGAGGCCAAGCTACGGATAGTCATAGCCTAGCTGAGAGA GCAAGGAGAGAAAAGATCAGTGAGCGGATGAAGATTCTTCAAGACTTAGTCCCTGGATGCAACAAG GTTATTGGAAAAGCACTTGTCCTTGATGAGATTATCAACTACATTCAGTCACTGCAGAATCAGGTCGAG CTTGAAGCAGTCAATTCAAGGATGAACATCAATCCTACTATTGATGGATTTCCAGCAAAAGAT CCATTTGATGCGACTGGGATGATGTATGCCTCGCAAGCAGCAAGACAGTATGGTCAAGGATCGCAAACAGAATGGTTGCATATGCAGTTGCGTGGGGGTTTCGAGAGGCCGATGTGA
- the LOC115734909 gene encoding transcription factor bHLH79 isoform X5 has protein sequence MDPPIVNESSFSAANPSSYSLAEIWPFNGEPGNGGLGLRMGNLSGFLDSQMNRDGSAEVSTVTEQSGGGGIGRKRKDVSSEDESSKMVSTSSAGDLNISNGKRMKSLVSRHDNGGWRAEGESSSPAGHKQAEQIAKPSEPPKKDYIHVRARRGQATDSHSLAERARREKISERMKILQDLVPGCNKVIGKALVLDEIINYIQSLQNQVELGAQPFDATGMMYASQAARQYGQGSQTEWLHMQLRGGFERPM, from the exons ATGGATCCTCCAATTGTCAACGAATCTTCCTTCTCCGCTGCGAACCCATCTTCCTACAGCTTAGCTGAGATTTGGCCGTTCAATGGGGAGCCGGGTAATGGCGGGTTGGGGCTCCGAATGGGAAATTTGAGCGGGTTCTTGGATAGTCAAATGAACCGGGACGGGTCGGCGGAGGTATCCACCGTGACGGAGCAGAGCGGTGGTGGAGGAATtgggaggaagaggaaggatgTGAGTTCCGAGGACGAGTCTTCCAAAATGGTGTCCACTAGTAGTGCCGGCGATTTG AACATATCAAACGGAAAACGCATGAAGTCACTGGTTTCAAGGCATGACAATGGTGGATGGAGAGCTGAAGGAGAGTCGAGTTCTCCTGCTGGTCATAAGCAGGCTGAACAGATTGCAAAACCCTCTGAGCCACCAAAGAAGGATTATATTCATGTCAGAGCACGACGAGGCCAAGCTACGGATAGTCATAGCCTAGCTGAGAGA GCAAGGAGAGAAAAGATCAGTGAGCGGATGAAGATTCTTCAAGACTTAGTCCCTGGATGCAACAAG GTTATTGGAAAAGCACTTGTCCTTGATGAGATTATCAACTACATTCAGTCACTGCAGAATCAGGTCGAG CTAGGTGCGCAGCCATTTGATGCGACTGGGATGATGTATGCCTCGCAAGCAGCAAGACAGTATGGTCAAGGATCGCAAACAGAATGGTTGCATATGCAGTTGCGTGGGGGTTTCGAGAGGCCGATGTGA
- the LOC115734909 gene encoding transcription factor bHLH79 isoform X1 gives MDPPIVNESSFSAANPSSYSLAEIWPFNGEPGNGGLGLRMGNLSGFLDSQMNRDGSAEVSTVTEQSGGGGIGRKRKDVSSEDESSKMVSTSSAGDLNISNGKRMKSLVSRHDNGGWRAEGESSSPAGHKQAEQIAKPSEPPKKDYIHVRARRGQATDSHSLAERARREKISERMKILQDLVPGCNKVIGKALVLDEIINYIQSLQNQVEFLSMKLEAVNSRMNINPTIDGFPAKDLGAQPFDATGMMYASQAARQYGQGSQTEWLHMQLRGGFERPM, from the exons ATGGATCCTCCAATTGTCAACGAATCTTCCTTCTCCGCTGCGAACCCATCTTCCTACAGCTTAGCTGAGATTTGGCCGTTCAATGGGGAGCCGGGTAATGGCGGGTTGGGGCTCCGAATGGGAAATTTGAGCGGGTTCTTGGATAGTCAAATGAACCGGGACGGGTCGGCGGAGGTATCCACCGTGACGGAGCAGAGCGGTGGTGGAGGAATtgggaggaagaggaaggatgTGAGTTCCGAGGACGAGTCTTCCAAAATGGTGTCCACTAGTAGTGCCGGCGATTTG AACATATCAAACGGAAAACGCATGAAGTCACTGGTTTCAAGGCATGACAATGGTGGATGGAGAGCTGAAGGAGAGTCGAGTTCTCCTGCTGGTCATAAGCAGGCTGAACAGATTGCAAAACCCTCTGAGCCACCAAAGAAGGATTATATTCATGTCAGAGCACGACGAGGCCAAGCTACGGATAGTCATAGCCTAGCTGAGAGA GCAAGGAGAGAAAAGATCAGTGAGCGGATGAAGATTCTTCAAGACTTAGTCCCTGGATGCAACAAG GTTATTGGAAAAGCACTTGTCCTTGATGAGATTATCAACTACATTCAGTCACTGCAGAATCAGGTCGAG TTCTTATCCATGAAGCTTGAAGCAGTCAATTCAAGGATGAACATCAATCCTACTATTGATGGATTTCCAGCAAAAGAT CTAGGTGCGCAGCCATTTGATGCGACTGGGATGATGTATGCCTCGCAAGCAGCAAGACAGTATGGTCAAGGATCGCAAACAGAATGGTTGCATATGCAGTTGCGTGGGGGTTTCGAGAGGCCGATGTGA
- the LOC115734909 gene encoding transcription factor bHLH79 isoform X2 translates to MDPPIVNESSFSAANPSSYSLAEIWPFNGEPGNGGLGLRMGNLSGFLDSQMNRDGSAEVSTVTEQSGGGGIGRKRKDVSSEDESSKMVSTSSAGDLNISNGKRMKSLVSRHDNGGWRAEGESSSPAGHKQAEQIAKPSEPPKKDYIHVRARRGQATDSHSLAERARREKISERMKILQDLVPGCNKVIGKALVLDEIINYIQSLQNQVEFLSMKLEAVNSRMNINPTIDGFPAKDPFDATGMMYASQAARQYGQGSQTEWLHMQLRGGFERPM, encoded by the exons ATGGATCCTCCAATTGTCAACGAATCTTCCTTCTCCGCTGCGAACCCATCTTCCTACAGCTTAGCTGAGATTTGGCCGTTCAATGGGGAGCCGGGTAATGGCGGGTTGGGGCTCCGAATGGGAAATTTGAGCGGGTTCTTGGATAGTCAAATGAACCGGGACGGGTCGGCGGAGGTATCCACCGTGACGGAGCAGAGCGGTGGTGGAGGAATtgggaggaagaggaaggatgTGAGTTCCGAGGACGAGTCTTCCAAAATGGTGTCCACTAGTAGTGCCGGCGATTTG AACATATCAAACGGAAAACGCATGAAGTCACTGGTTTCAAGGCATGACAATGGTGGATGGAGAGCTGAAGGAGAGTCGAGTTCTCCTGCTGGTCATAAGCAGGCTGAACAGATTGCAAAACCCTCTGAGCCACCAAAGAAGGATTATATTCATGTCAGAGCACGACGAGGCCAAGCTACGGATAGTCATAGCCTAGCTGAGAGA GCAAGGAGAGAAAAGATCAGTGAGCGGATGAAGATTCTTCAAGACTTAGTCCCTGGATGCAACAAG GTTATTGGAAAAGCACTTGTCCTTGATGAGATTATCAACTACATTCAGTCACTGCAGAATCAGGTCGAG TTCTTATCCATGAAGCTTGAAGCAGTCAATTCAAGGATGAACATCAATCCTACTATTGATGGATTTCCAGCAAAAGAT CCATTTGATGCGACTGGGATGATGTATGCCTCGCAAGCAGCAAGACAGTATGGTCAAGGATCGCAAACAGAATGGTTGCATATGCAGTTGCGTGGGGGTTTCGAGAGGCCGATGTGA
- the LOC115734714 gene encoding cytochrome P450 CYP82D47-like — MGSLLQDRNFSHWYGGILAILILSIYVLFKSRSSRKLKTPPEAAGAWPVVGHLPILAKSHLLHKTFASMADKYGSIFTIKLGLFPAVVVSSSEIAKECFTRHDLALASRPQLLASEVMGYNYAFVGLAPYGPYWREVRKITTLELLSGRRIESLLTPIVASATDIAIKELHKLWTEKKNDSGHILVDLKLWFARLSMNIILKAIAGKGYYSGIATVDEEEKRRCHHALREFLQHLGVFPMADALPFLRWLDLGGHEKSMKRTFKELDKLLTGWLEEHKRNGKYLREDKGDRDFMDVMLSTLNGMEIGGFDADTVIKATCLALIAGGVDTTMTTLTWAVSLLLNNLHVLKKTQEILEAQIGKQRHVKESDISNLTYLHAIVKETLRLHPPGPLGGPHISTEDCIINGHYVPKGTRLIFNIWKIHTDSRSWPEPMKFRPERFLNSQKDVDVKGLNFEYLPFGGGRRACPGMSFALQSTHSMLARFLHAFEVSTPNNLPVDMSEGLGITVEKATPLEVMLAPRLPNEVYEFT; from the exons ATGGGCTCTCTGCTTCAAGACCGGAACTTCAGCCACTGGTATGGAGGGATCCTAGCCATCCTCATCCTATCAATCTATGTGCTTTTCAAATCGAGATCATCTCGCAAGCTCAAAACACCACCAGAAGCCGCAGGCGCATGGCCCGTCGTAGGGCACTTGCCCATACTAGCAAAATCCCATCTTCTTCACAAGACCTTCGCGTCCATGGCAGACAAGTACGGATCAATCTTCACCATCAAGCTCGGGTTGTTCCCGGCCGTAGTGGTTAGCAGTTCTGAGATAGCCAAAGAATGTTTCACCAGGCACGACCTCGCCCTCGCGTCTCGTCCTCAGCTATTAGCCTCTGAAGTTATGGGTTACAACTATGCCTTTGTGGGGTTGGCTCCTTACGGTCCATATTGGCGTGAAGTGAGGAAAATCACCACCTTGGAACTGCTCTCTGGCCGAAGGATCGAGTCATTGCTCACCCCCATAGTGGCCTCAGCTACGGATATCGCCATTAAAGAGTTGCACAAGCTTTGGACTGAGAAGAAGAATGATTCAG GCCATATTTTAGTTGACTTGAAGCTGTGGTTTGCAAGGTTGTCTATGAACATTATCCTTAAAGCTATAGCCGGTAAGGGCTACTACAGTGGCATTGCCACGGTTGACGAGGAAGAGAAGCGGAGGTGCCACCATGCCTTGAGGGAATTCTTGCAACACCTAGGGGTTTTTCCGATGGCGGATGCTCTTCCTTTCTTGAGATGGTTAGACTTGGGTGGCCATGAGAAATCCATGAAGAGGACCTTCAAAGAATTGGACAAACTCCTAACTGGTTGGTTAGAGGAGCATAAAAGGAATGGCAAATATTTGAGGGAGGATAAGGGTGATCGAGATTTCATGGACGTCATGCTTTCGACCCTTAATGGCATGGAAATCGGCGGTTTCGATGCTGATACAGTCATCAAAGCAACATGCTTG GCATTGATAGCGGGTGGTGTGGATACTACCATGACTACCCTAACATGGGCAGTCTCTTTGTTGCTAAACAACCTTCATGTTCTAAAGAAGACTCAAGAAATACTAGAAGCCCAAATTGGTAAACAAAGACATGTGAAAGAGTCGGACATTTCCAACCTAACTTACCTACATGCCATAGTGAAGGAGACACTCCGATTACACCCGCCTGGACCACTAGGCGGCCCACACATATCAACTGAAGATTGCATCATCAACGGGCACTATGTGCCCAAAGGCACAAGGTTGATCTTCAACATATGGAAAATTCATACCGACTCAAGATCATGGCCTGAACCAATGAAGTTTAGGCCGGAGAGGTTCTTGAATAGTCAAAAGGATGTTGACGTGAAGGGCCTGAATTTTGAGTACTTGCCATTTGGAGGTGGGAGAAGAGCTTGCCCCGGAATGTCCTTTGCCCTTCAATCGACGCATTCTATGCTCGCTAGGTTTCTGCATGCATTCGAGGTGTCGACTCCCAACAACTTGCCAGTTGACATGTCGGAAGGTCTCGGAATAACGGTCGAGAAGGCGACTCCGCTCGAAGTAATGCTCGCACCGAGATTGCCTAACGAGGTCTACGAATTTACATGA